CCCaataattaataaatccttgTATGTTTTTCTTACTGTATCAACGCCAGCGAAGAGCATGTCGAGGATGAGGGTGACCACGTCCTTGCGGGAGAGTCCTGGCTTGAGGAGCAGTCCCTCCATCAGTGTCAGTTCCCGGTCATCACTAGGCTCCTGCGCCAGCAACGCCGCCTCCGTCTCTCGGATGTTCTTATCCGCAATTCTGCACATGTCAAGACTTTCACTAATGACGTTTCAGGCAATATTTACTCGACGAtgagatattaacaagcaaaggATATGTTCCATCCATTTATCAGCAGAGTAAACTCATCAGCTATATTAAATCTAACAGATATTTAGTATCACTCTTCAATAAATTCATCGTAACAGTTAATTTATCATAATAGGCAAAATGCTCGCAGAGCTGTTGCTAGCCACAACTCATTATGGTGTCAATTCATTCCTTAAAaaaactcattattattattattattattattattattattattattattgttattattattattattattattattattattattattattattattattattattattattattattattattattattatcagcttTCCTTCGCCTAGTGCTAAGTAAGGCATTTAACCTTTTTTCATTCAAAACATTAACAATCGGTTCTTTCTTTTCATCTGTGCTACAAATGGCCGAATTTTAcaatttccttcattgtcttttTAACAATTGATTCttgtcccttgctcctggcattttagttgcattTTACAAGTATTGCATACAGAGAAAGACCTCTATTTCACATCCCTATGGAATTAAAGGAAATACTATTAAAAAATTAGAAGGAAACTCAGACGAGTGTGCATACTCATAATGCACAGCTAGGCTTGAGGTATACACTCTGAAAATAGTAGTAGCCATTGTGTACAACATTTAataggttttcgttttacactcatttggcaggacggtagcacctggTTGATATGGGTGTTTattatataaatttattaatttgtgGTTCCTGTTGATGGAGCTTTACCAAGATAGAATCTTCAGAGAACCAAGGAGACGTAAGACTTCGTGGAAGATCACTTACTTAAGAAATTCCTGATGTGTCTTCCTGAGTTTCCTGAAAGCTGGAGTTGGGAATAACTTCCAAATATGAAGAGAAATCTCTACGTCAACCAGAGAAGTAAAGAGTTCATTTACGAGCTTAATCATCCGTATGGGTTCTGAGTCCGGTGCGATGTTTGGATCCAGACACCCCAGCCGACGATTCAGGGCTACACTGCCAACAGctgattgaaaaaaaatataatcttAAGAAAAAAGTTGTCATAATTACATCAATTTAAGACAAAGTGAATACAAagtaatttttattaatattgttattatgagagagaaaagggatggtgaaggagagagagagagggggagagtgaggaaaaagggggagagagaatgagagagagagagggggggagagagagaagggaagggtagaagaaggggagagtgagaagggaaaatggggaagagagagagatagatattaTATTACTGAAAAGCGCTAAACCTGATTATAATGTAAGCATAGACTTCCTCCATtgccaaatatattttttttctacctGTTTTTTAAATATCTAGTATTACCGCACTAATATCTAATATTACAGAACTAATATCTAGTATTACAGGAATAAAGTAATGTTTAGTAGTTACTGGTTCTAGGAGATACGTACATTCAAGAGCCCACTTGTACATCTCATTTAGGAAGTCACTTGGCATCTCTCCATACTGTGATTGCAGTGAAGCGATTCTGGAGGACGAGAGCCAGAGGAGTTATCCAAAACTTGAGATCATATCATAATTAATTTAGAAATTGCTAAACACCTTAAGTTTCATATAACACCTGGAAAATAGAGGGTATTCAAATTTAATACGAAGTGGGAAAACAGCTGTAATTTCTTGGATCTTGGGCTCTATACCAGCGTCAAGAGACTTAACTAAATTTAAACCCTGAAGACCCCTCTTCAAAGAAGACCAGAAACCTAAAAAAAAGGTGTGATGTTATATAACTTGCTACGAATCAATTCAAACTATCGTCGTTGCCAACGGTTGCGAAGGTGCTtagaaattacagcaaaataatctGAGAATGGAATACCCCTATATTAAAAGGGGACGTCATGAACAGCTGACTGCACAGCAGAGTCCTCCCGCTCGTTGCCCCGAACATCTACATGTTCAGGGACCAACAGAAAGCAATGTCTTTGTTTTTACTAGAAGTGCGGGTTCAAACGTGAGCCCTGAAGAGCCTACTTCGAAAACTATTTGATAAATTAACTACTGTTTTGTGGGAACTTTATCTGTCACCTTGCCTAGTGCAGGTGACTCGCATGACTGTCTAATTACGACTCGATTCCTGGATCTCTCTATGAGGAGCCCGTAGTCATTCCTAGACTCAGCTTCACTGAGAGAACAGTTGTGCTCCCTAGGTTGTATGAAGAACATACATCGTGTGCACTGTACATTgtaacatctggttcctggatccATTATCAGAATAACGTTCTAATACACTTCACTTTAAAGAAGAGATGCCCAACACGTAGATAAGACACACTGAGATGCTCTTGACGTAAAGATCACACTTGAGCCTTGTGACCCATCACCACTTTACCTTAAGTCTTTAACTATCCAAACCTTGCACAAACCTCTAGCTGCACGCCTGTCTAATTAGATGCAAGAGAGGTAAGGAGACTTTAACAGCACTCCTGGTGTGGTGCACACCTGAGCTCCGATGGGTGTCTTGGGCCTGTGGTCTCCTGGATAAGTGGTCCAGGAGCTTTCACAAGAGTCGCGTCCCCCAAGGCAGCTAATGAAATAAATGCCCAGTCCTTACGCTGATGCGAGGTTATCGAACATCTTAGTATTCGGTACTATTACGAATGGCTTAAACCCACCGATGCAGGTATTAAACTGTTAACTATAGCGGTCATAAAGAACTGGATGGTGGCAATAGGCTTTTGGCATCCCTCTTGGCTGGAAACGTTGCCTTAGGCCTGTATCTAGGAAAACAATTATCTCCCTTCTCCTTCAGAGAGGAGAAACAGTTACATAAACCTCTGGGAACTTTGTGACAGTCACATAGGCCTTAACAAAGGCCGTTACACTTTCTTAAACATTCTAGTCAAGGAAAACAAGATACTTAACACGTGCTGTTGATTTGTCTTAACATTTACATCACCGATGTTACCTACCCTGGACTTCTCTAGCATATCCAGGACCTACTTATCATATGAAGAACATCTCTAACATAGCCTGCACCGTCTTTTCATATACAATACTTTCCTAACATATCCAGGAATGTCCTAAGACATCCAACATCATTCTGGCATGTTTTGGCTCTTCCTCAACTATATAAGAATTCTCCGATATATCCTGGACATTTATAACTACATAGACCCTCCATCACTTAACCAGGATGTGAGTTACATAGCCAAGACGCGACTCTCCTAACCATGATGCTTTACCTGTCCATGAACTCCAACGAAATCTGATCCATGACAGGCAGGTAGGCCACCACCTCCTTGACCCTCAACATAGAAGACTGAACTCTGCTGCGTACCCTCCACCATTCCTGGCCATTCCTGGAACATGATCACTTAAATAATACTCATCATTGTGATTATGATAATAGAAGTACCTTTAGGAAATCaaataatgagagagaaagacagagcgagagagagagagtaaagataCTGATATATGTAAACCTACTCTGTCAATAGGCCAGTTTTGTTTTCAAAATAGTTGTCTGCATCCTCCTGTCTAATCTTCTTGAAGGATTCCAACACATGCCTCACTGGGTTGTCCATGGTGTCTCGTATGAAGGCCTCGACCTCGTTTGGGTCCGTAATGCATACCATCGGCGGATTGAATGGGACTTCCATTTTAATGATGGGGCCGTGTTCCTCTACCATCTTTCGGAAGTAGATGTGAATCTTGTTGTTAGCAAAGGCTGCGAAGAAAATAATGCTATTACAATTctttattattatcgttattatttttattattatcattattaagagCAGTCATAATAACGTGGCTGGAATAGTTGTCTTATTAAATAACAACATTTACAAAAAGAAAGCTAAGTCAACGTTTTGATTCGTCCTCGACCATTGTCAAggacggatcgaaacgtcgtcttaagtacCTTTTTCGCAAGTGTGAGCTATTTGCGAATGataacgattattattattattataattgtcaaAACAGCTCAAAAACCAGTGAGGATCATTGAGGGCAGATAGTGTTTTTTATGTTAATTTATAATTCGATAATATCAGTGTAGATTCTAATGGGAACGAGGGGCAGGTAGTGTCCATTTTTTTCCGTTCCTTGTTCATTACATAAACTGCAACCCATAATTTGTGTAAAGTAAGGGCTTAATATAAAGACAGCGGTGGTAGAAATGCTACCAATGAAAAGTCATTAGATTCTGGAGCATGTGAAACTTTTATATCCCCGTGTTATGTATGAACCCTTCGTGTACATGAGCGCTGGATCATTTATCTTGATAATAGACCCAGTAACAACGTAGCAGTGTCCAATGTACAGTGTTTTTAAGGTATCTTTTATTATACAGTCATCAATTGTTCTGTGACATACACTTGTTCAAGATCATGGAGAAAAAAGTGCCTATGAATGGGTAGGAACGCGGTCCTGGGATTTCAGATGCTGGTTTAGGTTCTGAGGTCCgctgttctgctgctgctacttgatGAGATGCAGCTGTGGTAGTGAAGGCTCGGGACAGTGCCAGTGAGCGCCACGCTGGGCTCATTACCATACACTTCCTCACACCCGACATGACCTGTGAGCAGAGAGACCTTATGTTAGTATGATAAATAATTTTTTGAGTACATACAAAAAAATCGATTAGGAGATATGTTTAAGCCTGAAAAATCAAAGATTCTTCTATTTCATTATTaaaaacatataataataataataataataataataataataataataataataataataataat
The DNA window shown above is from Cherax quadricarinatus isolate ZL_2023a chromosome 21, ASM3850222v1, whole genome shotgun sequence and carries:
- the LOC128689139 gene encoding probable cytochrome P450 49a1, whose product is MSGVRKCMVMSPAWRSLALSRAFTTTAASHQVAAAEQRTSEPKPASEIPGPRSYPFIGTFFSMILNKSFANNKIHIYFRKMVEEHGPIIKMEVPFNPPMVCITDPNEVEAFIRDTMDNPVRHVLESFKKIRQEDADNYFENKTGLLTENGQEWWRVRSRVQSSMLRVKEVVAYLPVMDQISLEFMDRIASLQSQYGEMPSDFLNEMYKWALESVGSVALNRRLGCLDPNIAPDSEPIRMIKLVNELFTSLVDVEISLHIWKLFPTPAFRKLRKTHQEFLKIADKNIRETEAALLAQEPSDDRELTLMEGLLLKPGLSRKDVVTLILDMLFAGVDTTSHSLSFALYLLARHPEVQTRLQEEVDTVLGDHKGPLTYQHLAKFHYLKAVVKESMRVIPSVMAFARILEKDRVISGYLIPKGWSVMIYSMQMGLDESLFPRANEFVPERWLRDRPLGPIHPYSTAPFGAGKRMCIGRRIAEQEMYTFLARVMQRFTVDYKYEDIELIFRLVLNSERPLKFSFTERR